A stretch of Desulfitobacterium dichloroeliminans LMG P-21439 DNA encodes these proteins:
- a CDS encoding efflux RND transporter periplasmic adaptor subunit yields MSVERPSLLKKLPFPSFPFKKKADKGTTKASSKKTKQKKMLIYGIIALLILSAVVVSRLKPLEGAVMTLQPQEFIKGFTEEGQVLAAKEWPLYNAVNAKVALISVQNGDQVRKGQVLLELNTQDIRYQLDALKAQRKSVEGQRLQAHSNPYPALIQQQNLLITQAEKDHLAQQENLTRSKSLYEAGALSLVQYEDAQRQAERAQNFLTQQKTALELIYEQHQPQQGTEQFYGGQIEALDAQIAQIENQIVLAQVTAPADGLIKDLNLKQGEWVTSGQLLLNLFQNSSYKVESYVLASEASAIKPGDTVETIQDSSLEDLILTGQIESIEPSAVERISPLGLKENRVKASILLHSDTPLIIGSTLDVNFTTHQESAQIVVPKTVLFPYGEEEAVWVVRAGVAHIQPVVKGMENNREVIILEGLIAGDQLLLENDLPGLKEGKKIKSL; encoded by the coding sequence ATGTCAGTTGAACGCCCGTCCCTCTTAAAAAAACTACCGTTTCCCTCTTTTCCTTTTAAGAAAAAAGCTGATAAGGGAACAACGAAAGCAAGTTCCAAGAAAACGAAGCAAAAGAAGATGCTCATCTATGGAATCATTGCCCTTCTTATTCTTTCCGCTGTGGTGGTTTCGCGTTTGAAGCCACTTGAAGGAGCAGTTATGACCCTTCAGCCCCAAGAATTTATCAAGGGTTTTACGGAGGAGGGACAAGTTTTAGCTGCCAAGGAATGGCCTCTGTATAATGCAGTGAATGCCAAGGTCGCTCTAATCTCGGTTCAGAACGGGGATCAGGTAAGGAAAGGGCAGGTTCTTCTAGAGCTGAATACCCAGGATATACGTTATCAGCTGGATGCTTTAAAAGCGCAGCGTAAAAGCGTGGAAGGACAACGCCTCCAAGCCCATAGCAATCCGTATCCGGCCTTGATTCAGCAGCAAAATCTTCTGATTACCCAAGCAGAAAAAGACCATTTGGCTCAGCAAGAAAATCTTACCCGTAGCAAGTCTCTTTATGAAGCTGGAGCTCTTTCCCTTGTTCAATATGAAGACGCCCAGCGGCAAGCGGAAAGGGCCCAGAATTTCCTGACGCAACAGAAGACCGCCTTGGAATTAATCTATGAACAGCACCAGCCTCAACAAGGCACCGAACAGTTTTACGGCGGTCAAATAGAAGCCCTTGATGCCCAAATCGCCCAGATCGAAAATCAAATTGTCCTTGCCCAAGTGACGGCTCCCGCCGATGGCTTGATTAAGGACTTGAACCTGAAGCAGGGAGAATGGGTTACCTCTGGGCAGCTTTTGCTGAATCTTTTCCAAAACTCTTCTTATAAGGTAGAGAGCTATGTTTTAGCTAGCGAGGCTTCTGCGATCAAGCCGGGAGACACTGTGGAAACCATACAGGATAGTAGCCTAGAGGATCTGATCTTGACGGGACAGATCGAAAGCATCGAGCCTTCGGCGGTAGAACGCATTTCTCCCTTAGGACTTAAGGAGAATCGGGTAAAGGCGAGCATCCTTCTGCACAGTGACACACCTCTAATTATCGGCAGTACTCTGGATGTAAATTTCACAACCCATCAAGAGTCTGCTCAAATCGTAGTCCCCAAAACAGTCCTTTTTCCTTACGGTGAGGAAGAGGCGGTTTGGGTAGTTCGTGCAGGAGTAGCCCACATTCAGCCCGTAGTTAAAGGTATGGAAAACAACCGAGAAGTCATTATACTGGAAGGGCTCATCGCCGGTGATCAACTTCTATTAGAAAATGACTTACCTGGCCTTAAGGAAGGAAAGAAAATTAAGTCCTTATAA
- a CDS encoding molecular chaperone TorD family protein has protein sequence MLQEDENLFDRHFKVLSALAEAMEMNVRRAYLKYKFLPSNYPHEADDHIGLKLDFMAHLSQLA, from the coding sequence TTGCTTCAGGAGGACGAAAACCTCTTTGATAGGCACTTTAAGGTTTTAAGTGCGCTGGCTGAAGCAATGGAAATGAATGTCCGTCGGGCTTATCTGAAATACAAATTCTTGCCTTCAAACTATCCTCATGAGGCCGATGACCATATCGGCTTAAAACTGGACTTCATGGCTCATTTATCACAACTGGCTTAG
- a CDS encoding ABC transporter ATP-binding protein translates to MAVLLEGKEIRKVYQTGEIELEVLKGLNFQIMAGEFIVILGQSGSGKTTLLNIIGGMTPPTSGELYYQDQPLHEMNDKGLTLYRRNAVGFVFQHYNLMPNLTAAENVKLAAEIAEDPLTVEEVLRDVGLVAWSEHFPSQLSGGQQQRVAIARAIVKNPALLLCDEPTGALDIETGIQVLKALLRLNQEYHKTILIITHNSEISKMAHRVFYLKDGRLDSIHVNDHPLPPEELQW, encoded by the coding sequence ATGGCAGTACTGCTGGAAGGTAAAGAAATCCGTAAGGTTTACCAAACCGGGGAGATCGAGCTAGAAGTCCTGAAAGGGCTTAATTTTCAAATCATGGCCGGAGAATTCATTGTTATCCTTGGGCAGAGCGGATCAGGTAAAACAACCCTTCTCAATATCATTGGTGGCATGACCCCTCCTACTTCCGGTGAGCTGTACTACCAAGATCAGCCTCTCCATGAGATGAATGATAAGGGATTAACCCTTTATCGTCGCAATGCAGTTGGCTTTGTTTTTCAACATTATAATCTTATGCCCAACCTAACAGCTGCGGAAAATGTGAAGCTTGCCGCTGAAATTGCCGAAGATCCTCTGACTGTGGAAGAGGTATTGCGGGATGTGGGTTTGGTGGCCTGGTCGGAACATTTCCCATCCCAACTTTCCGGTGGACAGCAGCAACGGGTGGCTATTGCCAGGGCTATCGTCAAAAACCCTGCTTTGCTCCTTTGTGATGAGCCGACTGGGGCCCTCGACATCGAGACGGGGATCCAAGTCCTAAAAGCCTTGCTTAGACTCAATCAAGAATACCATAAAACTATTCTTATTATTACCCATAATTCTGAGATCTCAAAAATGGCTCACCGGGTATTCTATCTTAAGGATGGCAGACTTGACAGTATCCATGTCAATGACCACCCCCTGCCACCGGAGGAGTTGCAATGGTAG
- a CDS encoding ABC transporter permease yields MVVLRKKLIREIKANLGVYLACIVVIMIGLLTYTSMSIAVENLERAQNHFYAETHFADGFIKVNGYPEGKVTNLANLEGIDRVEGRIVKDARLFSEETEGNRYLRLVSMNFTNGPDLNQAQLFSGQWPEEGKMEILVDPKFIAANSLALGDTLTLILEGKRSSFTVVGTAQSPEFIYAMRSAQELYPDPATFGIAYVPQSSLSAIVKEAGQVNDIAFTLEPGASFEDSKLLLEKSLKPYGLQSIFPRKDQTSHAILESELSSLRSTAKALPLVFLAVASIILYTMLRRLIEQQRMNIGNLKAFGFTNREIILHYLSYPLFIGGVGGLLGGLAGIALSFPLITLYEEFFALPGLESHFSWKYLFLGLALSLVFSLLSGLKSSLDILRLEPAEAMRPAAPRDSGKTPIERFTWLWNNLTSQSQMGIRNVFRSPMRSIFTVVGMAVIFSLMAVSWSMDNMIDKLTTFQFQQVQTYDVKVSLNRPESSRSLQYALAHEPGVTHLEPLLEIPATLQNQWYKKEVAVLGINQDSTLYNVLNQKGEKVPIPQDGILLSERLARLLQVQVGDAIQVESPLRRQINSDQKEQLIVRGVIPQYVGLNAFMEIGALADLLQQGDIATSMLIQMDAQEVSALKSRYRDAERVGNIESSQESAAKIEELMGSYGFTIYFLAVIAGFAGFALIYNSSIISLSERQRELASLRVLGLTAKEALQVITSEQWLLTLFGVLLGIPLSFGLLEAMAQSMSTDLYSIPTEIPPSALLGAVMGTAISVWIAQTRTYNKIKKLPFVEVLATKE; encoded by the coding sequence ATGGTAGTGCTGCGCAAAAAGCTTATTCGGGAAATTAAAGCGAACCTAGGGGTTTATCTTGCCTGCATCGTTGTTATTATGATCGGCTTACTCACCTATACCTCGATGTCTATCGCTGTAGAGAATCTTGAGCGAGCCCAGAACCATTTCTATGCCGAAACCCACTTCGCCGATGGTTTTATAAAGGTCAATGGTTACCCAGAGGGCAAAGTAACGAATCTGGCGAATCTAGAGGGGATCGACAGGGTTGAAGGTCGGATTGTCAAGGATGCTAGGCTTTTTAGCGAAGAGACGGAAGGCAATCGTTATTTACGTCTGGTCTCCATGAATTTTACGAATGGTCCGGATCTGAACCAGGCTCAGCTCTTTAGTGGTCAATGGCCGGAAGAAGGAAAAATGGAAATCCTCGTCGATCCTAAGTTTATCGCCGCCAATTCCCTAGCCTTAGGTGACACCTTAACCTTGATTCTTGAAGGGAAGCGTTCCAGCTTTACCGTGGTCGGAACTGCCCAGAGCCCGGAGTTTATCTATGCCATGCGTTCCGCTCAAGAACTCTACCCTGACCCCGCAACCTTTGGTATTGCCTATGTCCCCCAAAGCTCACTGAGTGCTATAGTCAAAGAGGCCGGACAGGTTAATGATATTGCCTTTACCTTAGAACCGGGGGCAAGCTTCGAGGATAGTAAGTTGCTGTTGGAGAAATCACTGAAGCCTTATGGGTTGCAAAGTATCTTTCCTCGCAAAGACCAGACTAGCCACGCTATACTGGAAAGCGAGTTAAGCTCCTTGCGCAGTACGGCTAAAGCCTTGCCTTTAGTCTTTCTGGCGGTGGCCAGTATCATTCTCTACACCATGCTGAGACGACTCATCGAGCAACAAAGAATGAACATCGGCAACTTAAAGGCCTTCGGCTTTACGAATCGTGAGATCATCCTCCACTACTTATCCTATCCACTTTTTATCGGGGGGGTTGGAGGACTCTTGGGCGGATTAGCCGGCATCGCTCTTTCCTTTCCACTCATCACACTCTACGAAGAGTTTTTTGCCTTACCGGGTCTAGAAAGTCATTTCTCGTGGAAATATCTTTTTCTAGGATTAGCTCTTTCCCTCGTCTTTAGCCTTCTCAGCGGTCTAAAGAGCAGCTTGGATATCCTTCGCTTAGAACCTGCCGAAGCCATGCGCCCAGCCGCTCCCAGGGATTCAGGCAAAACTCCCATAGAAAGATTCACTTGGTTATGGAACAATCTAACTTCCCAGAGTCAGATGGGGATTCGCAATGTTTTCCGCTCCCCCATGCGAAGTATTTTTACCGTAGTCGGTATGGCGGTGATATTTAGCCTGATGGCAGTTTCTTGGTCCATGGATAACATGATTGATAAACTAACGACGTTTCAATTCCAACAGGTTCAAACCTATGATGTCAAGGTTTCCCTCAACAGGCCCGAGTCTTCCCGCTCCCTACAATATGCACTAGCTCATGAGCCCGGAGTCACCCACCTCGAACCTCTCTTGGAGATTCCCGCCACCCTGCAAAATCAATGGTATAAAAAAGAAGTGGCAGTGCTTGGCATTAACCAAGATTCGACTTTGTATAATGTGCTCAATCAGAAGGGGGAAAAAGTCCCGATCCCTCAAGACGGGATCCTGCTCTCGGAACGCTTAGCGCGGCTCCTCCAAGTGCAGGTCGGGGATGCAATCCAGGTCGAAAGCCCACTGCGCCGCCAGATCAATAGCGATCAAAAAGAACAACTGATCGTGCGTGGGGTGATTCCCCAATACGTCGGTCTCAACGCCTTTATGGAGATCGGTGCACTGGCAGATCTTCTGCAACAAGGAGATATCGCTACCTCCATGCTCATACAGATGGATGCTCAGGAGGTTTCCGCTCTTAAAAGCAGGTACCGGGATGCCGAGCGAGTAGGCAACATTGAATCCTCCCAAGAAAGCGCTGCCAAAATCGAAGAGTTGATGGGTTCCTATGGCTTTACCATCTATTTTCTGGCCGTCATTGCTGGTTTTGCTGGTTTCGCACTAATCTATAATTCCAGCATTATCTCACTCTCCGAACGGCAAAGGGAGCTGGCTTCTTTACGAGTGCTTGGTTTGACTGCCAAAGAGGCCCTCCAAGTGATAACCTCCGAACAATGGTTGTTAACTCTGTTTGGCGTACTCTTGGGCATCCCCCTTTCCTTTGGTCTTTTAGAAGCTATGGCCCAATCCATGAGCACCGATCTCTACTCCATACCCACGGAGATCCCTCCTTCGGCTCTCCTCGGGGCGGTGATGGGTACTGCTATCTCCGTATGGATTGCCCAGACCCGTACGTATAATAAAATTAAAAAGTTACCTTTTGTAGAGGTTTTAGCGACGAAGGAGTAA
- a CDS encoding response regulator transcription factor: MKIMLADDEESIRIVVEHIVTDDGYDFCYAFDGVEAIKVFEEEQPDLVILDVMMPKMNGFDVCAKLRAGGSNVPIIILSAKGDIVDKSVGFKAGADDYLVKPFSSLELSLRIEALLRRRDHPIGASGDVEKKESARLGDLEVFFNRYEARLKDKRIELTPKEFKILAYMASHPGEVFTREQLLTYVWGEDYVGELTGIAVFIRKIREKIEDEPSKPKYLQTVWGIGYKFGDKK; the protein is encoded by the coding sequence ATGAAGATTATGTTGGCCGATGATGAAGAGAGCATTCGTATTGTGGTCGAACACATTGTCACAGATGATGGCTATGATTTTTGCTACGCATTCGATGGTGTTGAGGCTATAAAGGTTTTTGAGGAAGAACAGCCAGATCTGGTGATTTTGGATGTCATGATGCCGAAAATGAATGGGTTTGATGTCTGTGCTAAGCTTCGTGCGGGGGGAAGTAATGTCCCCATCATAATTTTGTCTGCCAAAGGGGATATTGTGGACAAAAGCGTAGGCTTTAAAGCGGGAGCTGATGATTATCTTGTCAAACCCTTTAGTTCTCTAGAGTTATCTTTACGAATCGAAGCGCTTCTCCGCCGAAGAGATCATCCAATAGGAGCAAGCGGTGATGTTGAGAAAAAGGAAAGCGCTAGATTGGGAGACTTAGAGGTTTTTTTTAACCGATATGAAGCAAGATTAAAAGACAAACGTATAGAACTGACACCGAAGGAATTTAAGATTCTTGCTTATATGGCCAGTCACCCGGGGGAGGTCTTTACTCGGGAGCAGCTGCTAACGTATGTTTGGGGTGAAGATTATGTGGGTGAATTGACCGGCATCGCTGTCTTTATCCGTAAGATACGAGAAAAGATTGAGGATGAGCCCTCAAAGCCCAAGTACCTACAAACTGTCTGGGGTATTGGGTATAAGTTTGGTGATAAGAAGTAA
- a CDS encoding prenyltransferase/squalene oxidase repeat-containing protein: MDGGDRLHFDKNLRESLDKATRYVSEGVEQILADKLDQHHGVSLSPGATALASLALLALGREFKGAQQRGIQWLWQNNRGGWGKVPDSQPDEEITKIARLALQGSQGGWMAKLQILSQARQFSQMILTLGQRVVPGLEGPTPEEIVIPNILEEKVLAKLPIYGRPVVVAASLLATESQEGLRVGIQYLLSTQMPDGSWSEDIIGTSLAVLAIMRLKGYSEPCQKAGRWLLRKQYANGGWPAFDQLKNWAMGWAIGITAETAESLEENPWLERGVAWLKKAQNTDGSYGSTPPYTHPDLDDTAVALIGLHQVGVENPSGIQLLKKMQNADGSWSTFPSFQGTPPQITSDFPVYIPSADVTIHALEALWQRARSQEGAIYRGLSWLLSQQDVKGAFPSSWYEGPVYCTAQALELFDKWKFNWQQLYLTRDIWGARQKAINFILQSQGEDGGWGSAAETGLALSGLLRYGRAVPKEVLDKGILNLINSQNLMGSFKPSYKAIYAKGWDYEEPITAVLTAIRALSRYEQLFAKVK, encoded by the coding sequence ATGGATGGAGGTGATCGATTGCATTTTGACAAGAATTTAAGGGAATCTTTAGATAAAGCTACGCGTTATGTATCTGAAGGTGTGGAGCAGATTTTAGCGGATAAGCTAGATCAACACCATGGCGTCTCTCTTAGTCCAGGGGCAACGGCGCTAGCTTCATTAGCTTTGCTAGCCTTGGGGCGAGAATTCAAAGGTGCTCAACAGCGAGGTATACAGTGGTTATGGCAGAATAACAGAGGAGGCTGGGGGAAGGTCCCCGACAGTCAACCCGATGAAGAGATAACCAAGATTGCCAGATTAGCCCTGCAAGGGAGCCAAGGGGGATGGATGGCCAAGCTCCAGATTTTATCTCAGGCAAGGCAATTCTCTCAAATGATTTTAACTTTAGGGCAGAGGGTAGTGCCCGGTCTGGAAGGGCCGACTCCTGAAGAGATTGTGATTCCCAATATTCTAGAAGAGAAGGTTTTAGCCAAATTGCCGATCTATGGCCGACCGGTTGTAGTAGCAGCGTCACTTCTTGCCACAGAATCTCAAGAAGGACTAAGGGTAGGAATACAGTATCTCCTCAGTACCCAAATGCCGGATGGCTCATGGTCTGAGGATATTATTGGTACCAGTCTAGCCGTACTTGCAATTATGCGTTTGAAAGGGTATTCAGAGCCCTGTCAAAAAGCTGGTCGCTGGCTTTTGCGTAAGCAGTATGCCAACGGAGGATGGCCTGCCTTTGATCAACTTAAGAACTGGGCCATGGGCTGGGCTATCGGCATCACCGCAGAAACAGCAGAAAGTTTAGAAGAAAATCCCTGGTTAGAACGAGGCGTTGCTTGGCTAAAGAAGGCCCAGAATACAGATGGAAGCTATGGCAGCACCCCTCCCTATACTCATCCAGATTTGGACGACACGGCAGTAGCCTTAATCGGCCTCCATCAAGTAGGGGTAGAAAACCCTTCAGGAATTCAGTTGCTTAAAAAGATGCAAAATGCTGATGGCAGCTGGAGCACCTTTCCTAGCTTTCAAGGGACACCACCTCAGATTACCTCAGATTTTCCTGTGTATATTCCAAGCGCCGATGTAACGATTCATGCTTTAGAGGCTTTATGGCAACGAGCAAGATCTCAAGAGGGAGCCATTTACCGCGGGCTTAGTTGGTTATTATCTCAGCAGGACGTAAAAGGAGCCTTTCCCTCCTCTTGGTATGAAGGGCCAGTCTACTGTACAGCCCAGGCACTCGAACTTTTTGATAAGTGGAAATTTAACTGGCAACAACTCTATCTGACACGGGATATTTGGGGGGCGAGGCAAAAGGCCATCAACTTTATCCTACAATCCCAAGGAGAAGATGGTGGTTGGGGTTCTGCTGCGGAGACAGGGTTAGCTTTGTCCGGCCTCTTGCGCTATGGAAGGGCGGTTCCCAAGGAAGTCCTTGATAAAGGAATCCTCAATCTAATCAACTCTCAAAATCTTATGGGTTCTTTTAAACCTTCATATAAGGCGATCTATGCTAAAGGATGGGACTATGAAGAGCCTATCACCGCTGTACTGACAGCCATACGTGCCTTAAGTCGATATGAACAATTGTTTGCAAAAGTGAAATAG
- a CDS encoding TetR/AcrR family transcriptional regulator — translation MPNQTFFNLPEEKRERITEAAIREFSAYPFAQVSIARIIEQAGIPRGSFYQYFKNLKDLYKYIFKLAIEKKLRYFEDKIPELHGDSFDFFKTLRKLFVVGIEFAQEHPELLALGDRFIKDINLQLREEVLAEQNSKSLNIYGEMLRKGYELGQLDPAMDFTAALLMMQALNIAFTDAYLSLSLNSQGSILEDSRYQDLIDKMLYLLAHGLEKRVISNE, via the coding sequence TTGCCTAATCAGACCTTCTTCAACCTCCCTGAAGAGAAAAGGGAGCGGATCACTGAGGCTGCCATCCGTGAGTTTTCGGCATATCCTTTTGCTCAAGTGAGCATCGCTCGGATTATTGAACAGGCGGGGATTCCACGTGGTAGCTTTTATCAATACTTTAAAAACCTTAAGGATTTGTATAAGTATATTTTTAAACTGGCGATAGAAAAAAAACTTCGGTATTTTGAGGATAAGATTCCTGAACTGCATGGTGATTCCTTCGACTTTTTCAAGACCCTGCGCAAACTTTTTGTGGTGGGCATCGAGTTTGCCCAAGAACATCCTGAGCTTTTAGCTCTGGGCGATCGATTTATCAAGGATATCAATCTACAGCTGCGGGAGGAAGTGCTGGCTGAGCAAAATTCCAAATCCCTTAATATTTATGGCGAAATGCTGCGTAAAGGCTATGAGCTGGGACAGCTTGACCCAGCTATGGATTTCACGGCTGCCCTGCTAATGATGCAAGCCTTAAACATAGCTTTTACTGATGCCTATCTTTCCCTTAGCCTAAACAGCCAAGGATCGATTTTAGAAGATAGCCGTTACCAAGATCTGATCGATAAGATGCTCTACCTTTTAGCTCATGGTTTAGAAAAGCGAGTCATTAGCAATGAGTAG
- a CDS encoding DUF3793 family protein → MGSRSIMEFFQVLDELNDKEFLLYKIKYYAAPTIAGIKPSTLMAFTNLKRNTYALWEYYKDEVCAPLGIRYYELWQKRDRIFVLFYKDEVLVEYLSGRENRKFLQGLGYNGTKALEDDLVMLEKRYQISCPHELGLFLGYPLKDVITFMEDKGEPCLASKYWKVYRDIEKALQTFNAYDKEREKVIETVMSVGI, encoded by the coding sequence ATGGGTAGCCGATCAATTATGGAATTCTTTCAAGTACTCGATGAACTTAATGATAAAGAGTTTCTTCTGTATAAGATAAAGTATTACGCTGCCCCGACTATAGCTGGGATAAAACCATCGACCTTAATGGCGTTTACCAATCTCAAACGCAATACCTATGCGCTTTGGGAATACTATAAGGATGAGGTATGTGCTCCCTTAGGAATCAGATACTATGAACTTTGGCAGAAAAGGGATCGAATATTTGTCCTGTTTTACAAAGACGAGGTTTTAGTCGAGTATTTATCTGGCAGGGAAAATAGAAAATTCCTGCAGGGGCTGGGCTATAATGGGACTAAAGCTTTAGAGGATGATCTAGTTATGCTAGAAAAACGTTATCAAATAAGCTGTCCTCATGAGTTAGGTCTATTTCTCGGTTATCCTTTGAAAGATGTCATTACTTTTATGGAAGACAAAGGGGAACCTTGTCTTGCCAGTAAGTACTGGAAAGTTTATCGAGATATCGAGAAAGCTCTTCAGACCTTTAATGCCTATGATAAAGAACGGGAAAAAGTAATCGAAACAGTTATGTCGGTTGGTATATAA
- the glpK gene encoding glycerol kinase GlpK, with product MKKYILALDQGTTSCRAILFDRESHIVGVAQKEFTQIYPQPGWVEHDPEEIWSTQYGVIAELLARYHVKLEEISCIGITNQRETTVVWDKYTGKPIANAIVWQCRRTAPLCDELKEKGLEPLFKEKTGLVLDAYFSGTKIRWILDHVPGAQEKAEKGDLLFGTMDTWLVWNLTKGQIHVTDYSNASRTLLYNIKSLEWDEELLRLLRIPLAMLPEVKPSSYIYGKTAAEGFFGYELPLAGIAGDQQAALFGQACFEPGMAKNTYGTGCFMLLNTGEEVCESRHGLVSTIAWGMDGKVVYALEGSVFIAGAVIQWLRDELKLIETAADSEYFAGKVSDNGGVYVVPAFTGLGAPYWDMDARGAIVGLTRGSNKNHIIRAALESMAYQTKDILKAMEADSGLLLQLLKVDGGAVSNNLLMQFQADLLGVEVERPQCIETTALGAAYLAGLATGFWSDLEELKGKSRHDRSFEPRMSEELKEKYYQGWKKAVRRVMD from the coding sequence ATGAAAAAATACATATTGGCTTTAGACCAAGGAACAACCAGTTGCCGAGCTATTCTTTTCGATAGGGAAAGTCATATTGTGGGAGTGGCGCAAAAAGAATTTACCCAGATTTACCCCCAGCCCGGTTGGGTGGAACATGATCCAGAAGAGATTTGGAGTACACAGTATGGTGTCATAGCAGAGCTCTTAGCTCGCTACCACGTAAAGCTTGAAGAGATCTCATGCATTGGAATTACCAATCAACGGGAAACCACTGTAGTTTGGGATAAGTACACGGGAAAGCCTATCGCCAACGCTATTGTTTGGCAGTGTCGAAGAACAGCCCCCCTCTGTGATGAACTAAAAGAAAAAGGGCTGGAACCCCTGTTCAAGGAAAAGACGGGCTTAGTTCTTGATGCGTATTTCTCGGGAACGAAAATACGCTGGATTCTTGATCATGTACCTGGGGCTCAGGAAAAGGCCGAAAAGGGTGACTTGCTCTTTGGCACTATGGATACCTGGTTGGTGTGGAATTTAACCAAGGGTCAGATTCATGTTACTGACTATTCGAATGCATCTCGAACTTTACTCTATAATATAAAGTCTCTAGAGTGGGATGAGGAGCTTCTTCGCTTGTTAAGGATTCCCTTAGCCATGCTTCCGGAAGTAAAGCCCTCCAGTTATATCTATGGCAAAACAGCGGCCGAGGGGTTTTTCGGTTATGAGCTTCCTCTCGCCGGAATCGCCGGGGACCAGCAAGCTGCCTTATTTGGCCAAGCCTGTTTTGAGCCGGGTATGGCGAAAAATACTTATGGTACCGGCTGCTTTATGCTTCTGAATACAGGAGAAGAGGTCTGTGAGTCTCGGCATGGTCTCGTGAGTACCATTGCCTGGGGGATGGATGGAAAAGTTGTTTATGCCTTGGAGGGCAGTGTTTTCATCGCCGGTGCTGTGATTCAGTGGCTGCGGGATGAATTAAAGCTCATCGAAACCGCTGCGGATTCTGAGTATTTTGCAGGAAAAGTTTCCGATAACGGGGGAGTCTATGTAGTGCCTGCTTTTACTGGACTCGGTGCTCCCTACTGGGATATGGATGCTCGGGGGGCGATTGTTGGCCTTACGCGTGGTAGTAATAAAAACCATATTATACGGGCAGCCCTTGAATCCATGGCCTACCAGACGAAGGATATTTTAAAAGCTATGGAAGCTGACTCTGGGTTACTCCTTCAACTTCTAAAGGTCGATGGGGGAGCAGTAAGCAATAATCTCCTCATGCAGTTTCAAGCAGACCTATTGGGTGTAGAAGTAGAGCGTCCTCAGTGTATTGAAACTACAGCATTAGGAGCCGCCTATCTTGCTGGTTTGGCTACGGGTTTTTGGAGTGATCTAGAGGAGTTGAAAGGAAAGTCAAGACATGACCGTTCCTTTGAACCCCGCATGAGCGAAGAGCTTAAAGAGAAATATTATCAAGGCTGGAAAAAGGCCGTCAGACGGGTCATGGATTGA